A genomic region of Pseudomonas frederiksbergensis contains the following coding sequences:
- a CDS encoding ABC transporter permease, which produces MLLNLYRSLWSYRGFILGSVKREFQSRYRNSLFGALWTVLNPLSMIVVYTVIFSQIMRARLPGVDDGLAYSVYLCAGLLTWGLFSEITLRSQNMFLENANLLKKISFPRICLPVIVLLNAGINFAIILGLFLGFLLISGRLPGMALLALVPLLILQVIFCAGLGMILGVLNVFFRDVGQFFGICLQFWFWLTPIVYPMSILPEPIQRLLGLNPMTALMHSYQNLFLYNQWPVWSSLTPLLVIGLLFCVMGLRLFRQRVGEMVDEL; this is translated from the coding sequence ATGTTGCTCAATTTGTATCGCTCGCTGTGGAGCTACCGGGGCTTCATCCTCGGTAGCGTCAAGCGAGAGTTCCAGTCGCGGTATCGCAATTCGCTGTTCGGTGCGCTCTGGACCGTACTCAACCCGCTGTCGATGATCGTCGTCTACACGGTAATTTTTTCCCAGATCATGCGCGCCCGGTTACCGGGCGTGGATGACGGGCTGGCCTACAGCGTTTACCTCTGCGCCGGTCTGCTGACCTGGGGGCTGTTCTCCGAGATCACCCTGCGCAGCCAGAACATGTTCCTGGAAAACGCCAATCTGCTGAAAAAAATCAGCTTCCCGCGGATCTGCCTGCCTGTGATCGTGTTGCTCAACGCGGGGATCAACTTTGCGATCATCCTTGGCCTGTTCCTGGGCTTTTTGCTGATCAGTGGGCGTTTGCCCGGCATGGCGTTGTTGGCACTGGTGCCGCTGCTGATACTCCAGGTGATCTTCTGCGCCGGGCTGGGGATGATTCTCGGGGTGCTGAACGTGTTTTTCCGCGATGTCGGACAGTTCTTCGGGATTTGCCTGCAGTTCTGGTTCTGGCTGACACCGATCGTCTACCCGATGTCGATCCTGCCCGAACCCATTCAACGGTTGCTAGGGCTCAACCCCATGACCGCCTTGATGCACAGCTACCAGAATCTGTTTCTCTACAACCAATGGCCGGTCTGGAGTTCGCTGACACCGCTGTTGGTGATTGGCCTGCTGTTCTGCGTGATGGGGCTGCGGCTTTTCCGCCAGCGTGTCGGTGAAATGGTGGACGAGCTCTGA
- a CDS encoding GDP-mannose 4,6-dehydratase translates to MKKRLFVTGLSGFVGRHIQSRLNASESEWELSPVPSRYDLCEPKSLDGLWPQLPDAVIHLAGQTFVPEAFRDPAKTFQVNLLGTLNLLQALKARGFNGTFLYISSGDVYGQVRESALPIDEHQPPCPRNPYAVSKLSAEMLCLQWGMTEGWPVLVARPFNHIGAGQLDSFVIASAARQICRIKHGLQAPELEVGDIDVTRDFLDVSDVVSAYLALLERGAPGQVYNICSGVEQSIRALIEQLADLAQVDMQLIQDPARLRRAEQRRVCGSHAKLHQATGWAPELTTQQSLRAILSDWESRVRQE, encoded by the coding sequence TTGAAGAAGCGTCTGTTCGTGACGGGGCTCAGTGGATTCGTAGGACGTCACATCCAATCTCGCCTGAACGCTTCGGAGTCGGAGTGGGAATTGTCGCCCGTCCCATCCCGTTATGATCTTTGCGAACCCAAGAGCCTCGACGGCCTGTGGCCGCAACTGCCTGATGCCGTAATTCACCTGGCGGGACAAACCTTTGTCCCCGAAGCCTTTCGTGACCCGGCGAAGACTTTTCAGGTCAACCTGCTGGGTACCCTGAATCTGCTGCAAGCCCTCAAGGCCCGAGGCTTCAACGGCACCTTTCTGTATATCAGCTCCGGCGATGTCTACGGCCAGGTTCGTGAAAGCGCCTTGCCGATCGACGAGCACCAGCCGCCCTGCCCGCGCAACCCCTATGCCGTGAGCAAACTCTCGGCGGAAATGCTGTGTCTGCAATGGGGCATGACCGAAGGCTGGCCGGTACTGGTCGCGCGCCCCTTTAACCACATCGGTGCCGGGCAGCTGGACAGCTTTGTCATCGCCAGCGCCGCCCGGCAGATCTGCCGGATCAAGCACGGCCTGCAAGCGCCTGAACTGGAAGTGGGTGACATCGACGTGACACGCGATTTTCTCGACGTCAGCGATGTCGTCTCCGCCTACCTGGCATTGCTTGAACGCGGTGCGCCCGGGCAGGTCTACAACATCTGCTCCGGTGTCGAACAGAGCATCCGCGCCCTGATCGAGCAACTGGCGGATCTGGCCCAGGTCGACATGCAACTGATTCAAGACCCCGCGCGCCTTCGCCGCGCAGAACAGCGTCGCGTCTGTGGCAGCCATGCCAAGCTGCACCAGGCCACAGGATGGGCGCCTGAACTTACAACACAACAATCCTTGCGGGCGATCCTGTCCGACTGGGAGTCACGGGTACGACAAGAATGA
- a CDS encoding mannose-1-phosphate guanylyltransferase/mannose-6-phosphate isomerase — protein MLIPVILSGGAGTRLWPVSREGHPKPFMTLPDGQTLLGKTYQRAAGLLGTHGDIVTVTNRDYYFQSKDHYQDAHLGHHRGHFVLEPVGRNTAPAIAVAALSLQALHGNEAILVVMPADHLIQNEEAFKTAARHAVKLAEAGHLVTFGVIPTAPETGFGYIERGEPLGEQGAAKVARFVEKPDLQTATHYLESGNFLWNSGMFCFSIGTLLTELQTHAPQLLEQADACLAASATVETGGCLQQELSATHFAEMTDISIDYALMEHSDKVVVVPAGFDWSDIGSWGAVSALVPADAQNNRASGDALFIDSHNNFVQSDGRMIATVGVDNLIVIDTADAVLVAHADRAQDVRKVVKQLKEKEHESYRLHRTVSRPWGTYTVLEEGPRFKIKRIVVKPGAKLSLQMHHHRNEHWVVVEGMAKVTNNGSGSHLVAKNESTFIAAGHKHRLENPGVIDLVIIEVQSGEYLGEDDIVRFEDQYGRTV, from the coding sequence ATGCTGATTCCCGTGATTCTTTCAGGGGGTGCCGGAACCCGGCTGTGGCCGGTTTCGCGTGAAGGTCATCCCAAGCCGTTCATGACCTTGCCCGATGGCCAGACGCTGCTGGGCAAGACCTATCAGCGCGCGGCCGGGTTGCTCGGCACACACGGTGATATCGTCACGGTGACCAACCGCGACTACTACTTTCAAAGCAAGGATCACTATCAGGACGCCCATCTGGGTCATCACCGCGGCCACTTCGTGCTGGAACCGGTAGGCCGCAACACCGCCCCGGCCATTGCCGTCGCCGCCCTGTCGCTGCAGGCATTGCATGGCAACGAAGCGATTCTGGTGGTGATGCCGGCAGACCACCTGATCCAGAACGAAGAGGCTTTCAAGACCGCCGCCAGGCATGCCGTGAAACTGGCCGAGGCCGGGCATCTGGTGACCTTCGGTGTGATCCCGACGGCGCCGGAGACCGGCTTCGGTTATATCGAACGTGGCGAGCCACTGGGCGAGCAAGGGGCGGCCAAGGTCGCACGCTTCGTCGAAAAACCCGACCTGCAAACCGCCACACACTATCTGGAAAGCGGCAACTTCCTGTGGAATTCAGGCATGTTCTGCTTCTCGATCGGCACCTTGCTGACGGAGTTGCAGACCCACGCCCCACAACTGCTCGAACAGGCCGACGCGTGCCTGGCGGCCAGTGCCACGGTCGAGACCGGCGGCTGCCTGCAACAGGAATTGTCGGCGACACATTTCGCCGAGATGACCGATATCTCTATCGACTATGCCTTGATGGAGCACTCCGACAAGGTGGTGGTAGTGCCCGCCGGTTTCGACTGGAGCGACATCGGTTCATGGGGCGCCGTCAGTGCCCTGGTTCCAGCCGACGCGCAAAACAATCGCGCCAGCGGCGATGCGCTGTTCATCGACAGCCACAACAACTTCGTCCAGAGCGATGGCCGTATGATCGCGACGGTGGGTGTGGATAACCTGATCGTCATCGACACCGCCGACGCCGTGCTCGTGGCCCATGCCGACCGCGCGCAAGACGTGCGCAAGGTGGTCAAACAGCTCAAAGAGAAAGAACACGAAAGCTATCGCCTGCACCGCACCGTCAGCCGGCCGTGGGGCACTTACACCGTGCTGGAGGAAGGCCCGCGCTTCAAGATCAAACGCATCGTGGTCAAACCCGGCGCCAAGCTGTCGCTGCAGATGCATCACCACCGAAACGAACACTGGGTGGTGGTCGAAGGCATGGCCAAGGTCACCAACAACGGTTCGGGGTCGCATCTGGTGGCCAAAAACGAGTCCACCTTCATTGCCGCCGGGCACAAGCATCGTCTGGAAAACCCGGGAGTGATCGACCTGGTGATCATTGAAGTTCAAAGCGGTGAGTATCTGGGAGAGGACGATATCGTCCGCTTCGAAGATCAGTACGGCAGGACGGTCTGA
- the gmd gene encoding GDP-mannose 4,6-dehydratase yields MTKSALITGITGQDGAYLAKLLLDKGYKVHGLVARRSSDSRWRLREMGVEGDIVYLDGDMADACSVQRAVIKSAPDEVYNLAAQSFVAASWDQPVTTGIVDGLGVTHLLEAIRQFSPHTRFYQASTSEMFGLIQAERQDENTPFYPRSPYGVAKLYGHWITVNYRESFNLHASSGILFNHESPLRGIEFVTRKVTDAAARIKQGKQQELRLGNIDAKRDWGFAGDYVEAMWLMLQQDKADDFVVATGVTTTVREMCQIAFEHVGLDYRDFVKIDPAFFRPAEVDVLLGNPAKAQRLLGWKPKTDLQTLIRMMMDADMKRVAKE; encoded by the coding sequence ATGACAAAAAGTGCATTGATCACAGGGATCACCGGTCAAGACGGCGCCTACCTCGCCAAGTTGCTGCTCGACAAGGGCTATAAAGTCCACGGTCTGGTGGCGCGGCGCAGCAGCGACTCGCGCTGGCGTCTGCGCGAAATGGGCGTCGAAGGTGACATCGTCTATCTGGACGGCGACATGGCTGACGCCTGTTCGGTGCAGCGCGCGGTGATCAAGTCGGCGCCCGACGAAGTCTATAACCTGGCAGCGCAAAGCTTTGTCGCCGCGTCCTGGGACCAACCCGTGACCACCGGGATCGTCGACGGGTTGGGCGTGACCCACCTGCTCGAAGCGATCCGTCAGTTCAGCCCGCACACCCGTTTCTACCAGGCCTCGACCAGCGAAATGTTTGGCCTGATCCAGGCCGAGCGGCAGGACGAAAACACCCCGTTCTATCCGCGCAGCCCGTACGGCGTGGCCAAGCTCTACGGTCACTGGATCACCGTGAACTACCGCGAAAGCTTCAACCTGCATGCCAGTAGCGGCATCTTGTTCAACCACGAATCACCGCTGCGCGGGATCGAGTTCGTGACCCGCAAAGTTACCGACGCCGCCGCACGGATCAAACAGGGCAAACAGCAGGAATTGCGCCTGGGCAACATCGACGCCAAACGCGACTGGGGCTTTGCCGGCGACTACGTCGAAGCCATGTGGCTGATGCTGCAACAGGACAAGGCCGATGACTTCGTGGTCGCCACAGGCGTGACCACCACCGTGCGCGAGATGTGCCAGATCGCTTTCGAACACGTCGGCCTCGATTACCGTGATTTCGTGAAGATCGACCCGGCGTTTTTCCGCCCGGCCGAAGTCGACGTACTGCTGGGTAATCCGGCCAAGGCGCAACGATTGTTGGGCTGGAAGCCAAAAACAGATTTGCAGACCCTGATCCGCATGATGATGGATGCGGACATGAAGCGCGTCGCCAAGGAGTAG